The following proteins are co-located in the Rattus norvegicus strain BN/NHsdMcwi chromosome 19, GRCr8, whole genome shotgun sequence genome:
- the Snrpd3l1 gene encoding small nuclear ribonucleoprotein Sm D3-like, whose translation MSIGRPIEVLQEAQGYMVTRETITGEVYPGKLIEAEDNMNCQMSNITVTYRDGPVAQPEQVYICDTKIRFPILPNMLKNAPVLENLKNKNQGSRAGQGKAAILKAQVAARGRGHEMGPWKLPEAKTVFSIKENFPSCLLLGF comes from the coding sequence ATGTCTATTGGTAGGCCGATTGAAGTCCTGCAGGAAGCTCAAGGCTACATGGTAACACGTGAGACCATCACTGGTGAAGTATATCCAGGAAAGCTCATTGAGGCAGAGGACAACATGAACTGCCAGATGTCCAACATCACAGTCACAtacagagatggcccagtggcaCAACCCGAGCAGGTATACATATGTGACACCAAGATCCGGTTTCCGATTTTGCCTAACATGCTGAAAAATGCACCCGTGTTAGAgaacctgaaaaataaaaaccagggcTCAAGAGCTGGCCAAGGAAAGGCTGCCATCTTGAAGGCCCAAGTGGCTGCAAGAGGAAGAGGACATGAAATGGGGCCATGGAAACTTCCAGAAGCAAAGACAGTATTCTCCATCAAAGAGaactttccttcctgtcttctcttaGGTTTTTAG